The Opitutales bacterium ASA1 genome window below encodes:
- a CDS encoding ribose ABC transporter permease, whose product MAARDYKALLARLRPLLALALMVVAMSLLSDRFLTPDNGWNILRQISVNLCLSIGMTLVILSGGIDLSVGAILGLAGAVAAGVLRSGIEIPGTEWVLQCTPSGAILVGVAVGAAAGWVNGFTVTRFRLPPFVATLAMLSIARGATMLWTGGFPITGLGDGFGRIGTGALLGVPVPVWIMVGLTAVFVVVTTRTRFGRHLYAVGGNERAARLTGLNVGRIKLAVYTLAGALAGVAGLIVTARLDSAQPNAGLGYELDSIAAVVIGGTSLAGGRGSIMGTVLGCLIIGVLNNGLFLLNVSPFWQQVIKGLVILLAVALDRMNSKDKDS is encoded by the coding sequence ATGGCTGCTCGCGACTACAAAGCCCTTCTCGCCCGGCTCCGACCTCTGCTCGCGCTCGCGCTCATGGTCGTGGCGATGAGCCTGCTCTCGGATCGTTTCCTCACGCCCGACAACGGCTGGAACATCCTCCGCCAGATCTCGGTGAACCTCTGCCTGTCGATCGGCATGACGCTCGTGATCCTCAGCGGCGGCATCGACCTCTCTGTCGGAGCCATCCTCGGCCTCGCCGGCGCGGTGGCGGCGGGGGTGTTGCGAAGCGGTATCGAGATTCCGGGTACGGAGTGGGTGCTGCAATGCACGCCCTCGGGCGCGATCCTCGTCGGGGTGGCGGTCGGCGCCGCCGCGGGCTGGGTCAACGGCTTCACCGTCACGCGCTTCAGGCTGCCTCCCTTCGTGGCGACGCTCGCCATGTTGAGCATCGCACGGGGGGCGACCATGCTGTGGACGGGCGGTTTTCCGATCACCGGCTTGGGCGACGGATTCGGACGCATCGGCACGGGGGCGCTTCTCGGCGTGCCGGTGCCGGTCTGGATCATGGTCGGCCTCACGGCGGTGTTCGTGGTCGTGACCACGCGCACGCGTTTCGGCCGCCACCTCTACGCAGTGGGCGGCAACGAGCGCGCGGCCCGTCTCACCGGTCTGAACGTCGGGCGGATCAAGCTCGCGGTCTACACGCTCGCGGGAGCACTGGCCGGCGTCGCCGGACTCATCGTCACCGCGCGTCTCGATTCCGCGCAGCCGAACGCCGGTCTCGGCTACGAACTGGACTCCATCGCCGCAGTCGTCATCGGCGGCACGTCGCTGGCCGGAGGGCGCGGCTCGATCATGGGCACGGTGCTCGGGTGTCTCATCATCGGCGTGCTCAACAACGGGCTGTTTCTGCTCAACGTCTCGCCGTTCTGGCAGCAGGTGATCAAGGGCCTGGTCATCCTGCTCGCCGTCGCGCTCGACCGGATGAACTCCAAGGACAAGGACTCCTGA